Proteins encoded by one window of Carassius auratus strain Wakin chromosome 24, ASM336829v1, whole genome shotgun sequence:
- the LOC113042753 gene encoding uracil nucleotide/cysteinyl leukotriene receptor, translated as MCWLLGKTISYFKDLRSNHSMEGIYLSSHLENILLTSFYIVIFIFSVPSNALALWVFCHRNTNNTPSKEFLKHLATADMSYILVLPMRVIYHISDSHWPLGEGVCRVVGFLFFVNLYCSMYFMACISVDRLLACVVPHKTQNLRNTRNAKVVSAVLWVMVTISMLPILFSKKEVTRRIQNVTVCEKLYIEKSSNPTAALVSTAIAFVIPLVILSISYILIFAKVKQMTFKERTHSQRKAMRMIVLTVVNFLIAFVPYHIHRFVFILQHDNMSRSESERQMLHLGNRITSALTCVSGVLDPVMYFFLARNYRETLLQLCGRSHKEEQSTT; from the exons ATGTGCTGGCTGCTGGGGAAGACTATAAGCTACTT TAAAGATCTGCGCTCGAATCACTCGATGGAGGGGATTTACCTCAGCTCTCACTTGGAGAACATCCTGCTCACAAGCTTCTACATTGTCATCTTCATCTTCTCAGTCCCGAGTAATGCTTTGGCACTTTGGGTGTTCTGCCACCGCAACACCAACAACACCCCTTCCAAAGAGTTTCTGAAGCACCTGGCTACAGCGGACATGTCTTACATCTTGGTGCTCCCCATGCGAGTGATCTACCACATTTCAGACAGTCACTGGCCTCTTGGGGAAGGGGTCTGTCGCGTGGTTGGTTTCCTGTTCTTCGTCAACCTCTATTGCAGCATGTACTTCATGGCTTGTATCAGTGTAGACCGTCTGTTGGCTTGTGTTGtgccacacaaaacacaaaatctgAGAAATACCAGGAATGCCAAAGTGGTCTCCGCAGTGCTGTGGGTCATGGTGACTATTTCCATGTTGCCCATCCTGTTCTCTAAAAAAGAAGTGACTAGACGAATACAGAATGTGACAGTGTGTGAGAAGCTGTACATAGAGAAGTCCTCCAATCCCACCGCTGCGTTGGTGTCCACTGCTATTGCATTTGTGATACCTCTGGTCATCCTGAGCATTTCTTATATTCTCATATTTGCCAAAGTAAAACAGATGACTTTTAAAGAAAGAACGCATTCTCAGCGTAAGGCAATGAGAATGATCGTACTAACCGTGGTTAACTTCTTGATTGCATTTGTGCCCTATCATATCCACAGATTTGTATTTATCCTACAGCACGACAACATGTCAAGGTCAGAATCTGAAAGACAAATGTTGCATTTAGGAAATCGCATCACCTCGGCTTTAACATGTGTAAGTGGTGTATTGGATCCTGTCATGTACTTCTTTTTGGCTAGAAATTACAGAGAGACCCTGCTGCAGCTTTGTGGTAGAAGTCACAAAGAAGAGCAATCCACCACATGA